The Phacochoerus africanus isolate WHEZ1 chromosome 3, ROS_Pafr_v1, whole genome shotgun sequence genome window below encodes:
- the SOX12 gene encoding transcription factor SOX-12, with translation MVQQRGARAKRDGGPPPPGPGPAEEGAREPGWCKTPSGHIKRPMNAFMVWSQHERRKIMDQWPDMHNAEISKRLGRRWQLLQDSEKIPFVREAERLRLKHMADYPDYKYRPRKKSKGAPAKARPRPPGGGGGSRLKPGPQLPGRGGRRAAGGPLGGGAAAPEDDEDDDEELLEVRLVETPGRELWRMVPAGRAARGPAERAQGPSGEGAAVTAASPTPSEDEEPEEEEEEAAAAEEGEEETVASGEEPLGFLSRLPPGPAGLDCSALDRDPDLPPPSGTSHFEFPDYCTPEVTEMIAGDWRPSSIADLVFTY, from the coding sequence ATGGTGCAGCAGCGGGGCGCGAGGGCCAAGCGGGACGGCGGGCCGCCGCCCCCGGGGCCCGGGCCGGCCGAGGAGGGGGCGCGTGAGCCCGGCTGGTGCAAGACCCCGAGCGGCCACATTAAGAGACCAATGAACGCGTTCATGGTGTGGTCGCAGCACGAACGGCGGAAGATCATGGACCAGTGGCCCGACATGCACAACGCCGAGATCTCCAAGCGCCTTGGCCGCCGCTGGCAGCTGCTGCAGGACTCGGAGAAGATCCCGTTCGTGCGGGAGGCGGAGCGGCTGCGCCTCAAGCACATGGCGGATTACCCGGACTACAAGTACCGGCCGCGCAAAAAGAGCAAGGGGGCGCCCGCCAAGGCGCGGCCCCGCCCCcccggcggcggtggcggcagcCGGCTCAAGCCCGGGCCGCAGCTGCCTGGCCGCGGGGGCCGCCGAGCGGCAGGAGGGCCGTTGGGGGGCGGCGCGGCGGCGCCCGAAGACGACGAGGACGACGACGAGGAGCTGCTGGAAGTGCGCCTGGTCGAGACCCCCGGGCGGGAGCTGTGGAGGATGGTCCCGGCAGGGCGGGCCGCCCGGGGACCCGCGGAGCGTGCCCAAGGGCCGTCGGGCGAGGGGGCGGCTGTCACAGCCGCCTCCCCGACTCCGTCGGAGGACGAGGAGccggaggaagaggaggaggaggcggcagcAGCGGAGGAAGGCGAAGAGGAGACGGTGGCGTCGGGGGAGGAGCCGCTGGGCTTTCTATCCAGACTGCCCCCCGGCCCCGCCGGCCTGGACTGCAGCGCCCTGGACCGCGACCCGGACCTGCCGCCCCCCTCGGGCACGTCGCACTTCGAGTTCCCGGACTACTGCACCCCCGAGGTTACCGAGATGATCGCAGGGGACTGGCGCCCGTCTAGCATCGCCGACTTGGTTTTCACCTACTGA